A stretch of Clostridium formicaceticum DNA encodes these proteins:
- a CDS encoding aldehyde ferredoxin oxidoreductase family protein yields MNKFIRVDMTTLKVTTEEVPAKYAGLGGRALTSNFVNDEVKPTCHALGKNNKLIFAPGLLSGTSAPNSGRLSVGAKSPLTGTIKESNTGGSFSQKMAKMGIKALVIEGMPADDKFYVIKIDVNGVTIDEAPAEILGGCGNYEAIKILSEKYGAKVGIGLAGPAGENRLPSANISFKDPEGNIRSAGRGGLGAVLGSKKVKALVIDDAGAGAVPIADPEKFKAASKVFAKAMLDHPVSGQGLAAYGTNVLVNILNEAGGLPTKNFTAGRIDYNDNISGETLNATISERGGDGKVSHGCHAGCIIRCSQWYPDKDGKYITSGFEYETIWGLGADAGIKDLDAIAYCDREMDDIGVDSIETAVAVATAMEGGLIPYGDGKAALEAIKEIRKPTPLGRILGSGTAVVGKVCGLYRTPVVKDQGIPAYDPRPVKGIGLTYATSTMGADHTAGYCISGNILKVGADIDPLKKDGQIEYSRAMQIATAAVDSTGMCLFITFGTADNPAGHQSLIDMINAQYGTSLTSEDVNKLGESVLKVERAFNKAAGFTNAHDRLPEFFEYEPCPPHNAVWDFTPEEIDEVYAFENEGACNC; encoded by the coding sequence ATGAACAAGTTTATCAGAGTAGACATGACAACATTGAAAGTTACTACTGAAGAAGTTCCCGCGAAATATGCAGGCTTAGGGGGTCGTGCCCTTACTTCTAACTTTGTTAATGATGAAGTAAAGCCTACTTGCCATGCGCTAGGTAAAAACAACAAGTTAATCTTTGCTCCTGGTTTACTAAGCGGTACTAGTGCTCCTAACTCTGGACGTCTTTCTGTTGGTGCTAAGAGTCCATTAACAGGTACAATCAAGGAAAGTAATACTGGTGGTTCTTTCTCTCAAAAAATGGCTAAAATGGGTATCAAAGCTTTAGTTATCGAGGGAATGCCTGCAGATGACAAGTTCTATGTAATTAAAATTGATGTGAATGGTGTTACTATAGACGAAGCTCCAGCTGAAATTCTTGGAGGCTGTGGTAACTACGAAGCAATCAAAATATTAAGTGAAAAATATGGTGCAAAAGTTGGTATTGGTTTAGCTGGTCCAGCAGGTGAAAACCGTCTGCCTTCTGCAAATATTTCTTTCAAAGATCCAGAAGGCAATATCCGTAGTGCTGGCCGTGGTGGTTTAGGTGCGGTATTAGGTTCTAAGAAAGTAAAAGCTCTTGTTATCGATGATGCTGGTGCTGGTGCAGTTCCTATAGCAGATCCTGAGAAGTTTAAAGCAGCTTCAAAAGTATTTGCGAAAGCTATGTTAGATCATCCAGTTTCTGGCCAAGGTCTAGCTGCATACGGTACTAACGTATTGGTTAACATCTTAAATGAAGCTGGTGGTTTACCAACTAAGAACTTTACTGCTGGACGTATTGACTATAACGACAATATCTCTGGTGAAACATTAAACGCTACAATTTCAGAGCGTGGTGGTGACGGTAAAGTTTCTCATGGTTGTCATGCTGGTTGTATCATCAGATGTTCTCAGTGGTACCCAGACAAAGATGGTAAATATATCACAAGTGGTTTTGAATATGAAACAATTTGGGGTCTTGGTGCAGATGCTGGTATCAAAGATTTAGATGCTATCGCTTACTGCGACCGTGAAATGGATGACATCGGTGTTGATAGTATCGAAACAGCTGTTGCTGTAGCTACTGCTATGGAGGGTGGATTAATTCCTTATGGCGATGGAAAAGCTGCATTAGAAGCTATTAAAGAAATCCGTAAGCCTACTCCATTAGGAAGAATCTTAGGTAGTGGTACTGCTGTTGTAGGTAAGGTTTGTGGTCTTTACAGAACTCCTGTAGTAAAAGACCAAGGTATCCCTGCTTACGACCCACGCCCAGTTAAGGGTATTGGTTTAACCTATGCTACAAGTACAATGGGTGCTGACCATACTGCTGGATACTGTATCTCTGGTAACATCTTAAAAGTTGGTGCTGATATCGATCCACTTAAGAAAGATGGTCAAATCGAATATTCGCGTGCAATGCAAATTGCAACAGCCGCTGTTGATAGTACTGGTATGTGCTTGTTCATAACCTTCGGAACAGCTGACAATCCTGCTGGACATCAATCACTAATTGATATGATCAATGCTCAATACGGTACATCTTTAACTTCTGAAGACGTAAACAAGCTTGGTGAATCTGTTCTTAAGGTTGAACGTGCTTTCAACAAAGCAGCTGGCTTCACTAATGCTCATGACAGATTACCAGAATTCTTCGAGTATGAGCCATGTCCTCCACACAATGCAGTTTGGGACTTCACTCCTGAAGAAATCGACGAAGTTTATGCTTTTGAAAATGAAGGAGCTTGTAACTGCTAA
- a CDS encoding molybdopterin-dependent oxidoreductase, producing the protein MKTFKTACPLDCFDVCSIQIDMKEDRVSCVRGDDQDPITKGFLCKKGRNLLERLSHKKRVTAPLKKVEGQWTTISWQKAIEEIGNALLAIKDHHGSNALIHYSESGHGGLLKSIDTAFFNSYGGVTTPKGSLCWGAGIEAQTLDFGDVLGHDPHDHLHAKTILIWGRNPSFTNVHLIPFLKEAQSKGTKLVVIDPVKTATASFADYYYQVKPEADGHLAMAMAKIILQQKKYDASFIKNYCKGFEDFKEFIDNLQLQQLIEATGLTKKEVYELTALYSQHKPSCIILGYGLQRYKRGGNNIRFIDALGALTGNIGLAGGGVNYANKSITKYIDWHYIKNNPLPSPTFKRPLFSKYVLEENKGKIQGIVVTKSNVVLQLPDTQKAIEAFSSIPFKVVIDHFITDTAELADYILPCTGIYEEEDFIFSSMWHSYFTYTEKIMSPPPNVKHEFEIFHLLAQHMKMKDFLRDYSHPKQYLETALAPLLKHLGCELETIKGKRIKLETQDIPWQDKQFATTSGKFEFISTQEDLLQENNIEDPRYPLQFLTLHPKASLHSQHFIDVERNRLPEAFVNENTLRKWNLEEGQEAMLVSPNGKLKIRLLLDEGIGENIVVSYEGWWLKNQGVNHLTPEGISDIGNQAIYNNCRCKIIPI; encoded by the coding sequence ATGAAAACTTTTAAAACCGCTTGCCCGCTGGACTGCTTTGATGTTTGCTCCATCCAGATTGATATGAAAGAAGATCGAGTATCCTGTGTAAGGGGAGATGATCAAGATCCCATTACCAAGGGCTTTCTGTGTAAAAAAGGGAGAAATCTCTTAGAAAGGTTAAGTCACAAAAAGCGTGTTACTGCGCCTTTAAAAAAGGTAGAGGGGCAGTGGACTACCATCAGCTGGCAAAAAGCTATTGAAGAAATTGGAAATGCTCTTTTAGCGATAAAAGACCACCATGGGTCTAATGCTCTGATCCACTACAGTGAATCGGGGCATGGAGGGCTATTAAAAAGTATAGATACTGCTTTTTTTAATAGCTATGGAGGTGTTACAACACCTAAAGGCAGCCTCTGCTGGGGTGCTGGCATCGAGGCTCAAACACTAGACTTTGGTGATGTTCTTGGTCATGATCCCCATGATCATCTTCACGCCAAAACTATCCTTATATGGGGAAGAAACCCTTCCTTCACCAATGTTCATCTTATCCCCTTTTTAAAAGAAGCCCAAAGTAAGGGAACAAAACTTGTTGTCATCGACCCAGTAAAAACAGCCACCGCCTCTTTTGCTGACTACTATTATCAAGTAAAGCCCGAAGCCGATGGTCATCTAGCGATGGCGATGGCAAAAATTATCCTTCAACAAAAGAAATACGATGCTTCTTTTATAAAAAATTATTGTAAGGGTTTTGAGGATTTCAAGGAATTTATTGATAACTTGCAGCTACAGCAACTGATTGAAGCTACGGGACTTACCAAGAAAGAGGTATACGAACTTACTGCTTTATATAGTCAACATAAGCCCTCCTGCATCATTTTAGGTTACGGCTTGCAGCGTTATAAACGGGGTGGTAACAACATTCGCTTCATCGACGCCCTAGGAGCCCTGACAGGTAACATAGGATTAGCAGGAGGCGGGGTAAACTATGCTAATAAATCTATCACAAAGTATATCGACTGGCATTATATAAAAAACAATCCCCTGCCATCTCCCACCTTTAAACGTCCACTGTTTTCCAAATATGTTTTAGAGGAAAATAAAGGTAAGATTCAGGGAATTGTTGTAACGAAAAGTAATGTTGTTTTGCAACTGCCAGATACCCAGAAAGCTATAGAGGCCTTCTCTTCTATTCCCTTTAAAGTCGTTATCGATCACTTCATAACAGACACGGCTGAGTTGGCTGACTATATTTTACCCTGTACTGGTATTTATGAAGAAGAAGATTTTATTTTCTCTTCTATGTGGCATAGTTATTTTACTTATACAGAAAAAATAATGTCCCCACCTCCAAATGTAAAACATGAATTTGAGATTTTTCACCTTTTAGCCCAACATATGAAGATGAAGGATTTTCTCAGAGATTATAGCCATCCTAAACAATATTTAGAAACAGCCCTAGCACCCTTACTAAAGCATCTAGGATGTGAACTAGAAACCATCAAGGGGAAAAGAATAAAGTTAGAAACTCAGGACATACCCTGGCAAGATAAGCAATTTGCAACCACCTCTGGAAAGTTTGAATTTATTTCTACGCAGGAAGATCTTCTGCAAGAAAATAATATAGAGGATCCTCGCTATCCGCTGCAATTTTTAACACTACATCCTAAAGCCTCCCTGCACTCTCAACATTTTATAGATGTAGAAAGAAATAGGCTTCCAGAAGCCTTCGTTAATGAAAACACCTTAAGAAAATGGAACTTAGAGGAGGGGCAAGAGGCAATGCTGGTATCTCCTAACGGAAAATTAAAGATAAGACTTTTGCTTGATGAAGGAATAGGCGAAAATATCGTCGTCTCCTATGAGGGATGGTGGTTAAAGAATCAAGGGGTAAATCATCTTACACCTGAAGGTATTTCTGATATTGGCAATCAAGCCATCTATAATAACTGTCGATGCAAAATCATACCTATTTGA